One region of Athene noctua chromosome 18, bAthNoc1.hap1.1, whole genome shotgun sequence genomic DNA includes:
- the LOC141967737 gene encoding nucleoside diphosphate kinase encodes MAANCERTFIAIKPDGVQRGLVGEIIKRFEQKGFRLVAMKFVHASEDLLKQHYIDLKDRPFYPGLVKYMNSGPIVAMVWEGLNVVKTGRVMLGETNPADSKPGTIRGDFCIQVGRNIIHGSDSVESAQKEINLWFKPAELIDFKSCAHDWIYE; translated from the exons ATGGCCGCCAACTGCGAGCGCACCTTCATCGCCATCAAGCCCGACGGCGTCCAgcgggggctggtgggggagATCATCAAGCGGTTCGAGCAGAAGGGCTTCCGCCTCGTCGCCATGAAGTTCGTGCAC GCCTCTGAAGACCTTCTCAAACAACATTACATTGATCTCAAAGACCGACCATTCTACCCTGGTTTGGTTAAATACATGAACTCTGGACCTATTGTGGCCATG GTATGGGAAGGACTCAATGTGGTTAAAACTGGGAGAGTAATGCTAGGTGAAACAAACCCTGCAGACTCAAAGCCTGGTACCATCCGTGGTGACTTCTGCATTCAAGTAGGAAG AAACATCATTCATGGCAGCGACTCCGTGGAAAGCGCGCAGAAGGAGATCAACCTGTGGTTCAAACCTGCAGAGCTCATCGACTTCAAATCTTGTGCGCATGATTGGATCTATGAGTGA